The Andrena cerasifolii isolate SP2316 chromosome 14, iyAndCera1_principal, whole genome shotgun sequence genome contains a region encoding:
- the Klc gene encoding kinesin light chain isoform X2, which yields MGRTDMSKTLNAYRIKKIENIGRMTAMTQEEIVTGARTVIQGLEALRVEHGGLLQGLQTQDAPAARDKASLLSKNIEMIELGLGEAQVMMALASHLQMIEAEKQKLRTQVRRLCQENAWLRDELAGTQQKLQASEQAVAQLEEEKRQLEFMASMRQYDPDPSADDESTKDRPKDDPVVDLFPDDDADDRNTISPTPPSQFAQQVNAGYEIPARLRTLHNLVIQYAGQGRYEVAVPLCKQALEDLEKTSGHNHPDVATMLNILALVYRDQNKYKEAANLLNDALAIREKTLGENHPAVAATLNNLAVLYGKRGKYKEAEPLCKRALYIREKVLGRDHPDVAKQLNNLALLCQNQAKYVEVELYYQRALEIYEAKLGPDDPNVAKTKNNLASCFLKQGKYKDAEVLYKQVLTRAHEKEFGAIAGDNKPIWQVAEEREENKHRNKENAPYGEYGGWHKAAKVDSPTVTTTLKNLGALYRRQGKYEAADTLEDCALRSRRETLEFVKQGKVAQILGEEKGSTRRDSRSSLANSEHEQHDEGSLPLVQRALHEGQSGHHDASPNKPGFKNKIFQAFGIHSSTTGRISLVRNKGYPMCKREIYAERYVWMIKGLCIVYFGNIV from the exons ATGGGTAGAACAGATATGTCAAAAACGCTGAACGCTTATAGAAT CAAAAAGATAGAAAACATTGGTAGAATGACGGCCATGACACAGGAAGAAATTGTGACTGGCGCGAGGACTGTCATCCAAGGGCTAGAAGCTCTCCGTGTAGAACACGGAGGGCTTCTGCAAGGATTGCAGACTCAGGATGCGCCAGCCGCAAGGGACAAAGCCAGCCTGCTATCGAAGAACATCGAAATGATAGAATTGGGCCTTGGAGAGGCTCAAGTTATGATGGCTCTAGCTAGCCACCTACAGATGATAGAGGCTGAGAAGCAGAAGCTTAGAACACAAGTCAGAAGGCTGTGTCAAGAGAACGCTTGGCTAAGGGACGAGCTGGCCGGAACGCAGCAGAAACTACAAGCCAGCGAGCAAGCG GTAGCTCAATTGGAAGAGGAAAAGCGACAGTTGGAATTCATGGCAAGTATGAGACAATACGATCCTGATCCCTCCGCAGACGACGAGAGCACGAAAGATAGACCGAAAGACGACCCTGTGGTCGATTTGTTCCCCGATGATGATGCAGATGATCGAAATA CGATATCGCCGACACCGCCTTCGCAATTTGCACAACAAGTGAACGCCGGATATGAAATACCTGCACGCTTACGTACGCTGCACAATTTGGTTATCCAATACGCGGGTCAAGGTCGCTACGAAGTAGCGGTACCTCTCTGCAAGCAAGCGCTGGAGGATTTGGAGAAGACCTCTGGGCATAACCATCCCGATGTTGCCACGATGTTGAACATCCTTGCTTTAGTATATAGAGatcaaaataaatataaagaGGCAGCTAATCTGTTGAACGACGCCTTAGCCATACGTGAAAAGACACTGGGTGAGAACCATCCCGCAGTTGCCGCGACGTTAAACAACCTGGCCGTTTTATATGGGAAGCGAGGCAAATACAAGGAAGCGGAGCCACTATGTAAGCGAGCTCTTTATATTCGAGAGAAGGTTCTCGGACGTGATCATCCAGACGTTGCGAAACAATTGAACAACCTCGCGTTGCTCTGTCAGAATCAGGCTAAATACGTGGAGGTCGAACTTTATTACCAACGAGCGCTTGAAATTTATGAAGCCAAACTTGGACCGGACGATCCTAACGTCGCGAAAACGAAAAACAATCTCGCGTCGTGCTTCCTGAAACAGGGGAAGTATAAAGACGCGGAAGTTCTGTACAAACAAGTACTAACTAGAGCGCACGAGAAAGAATTTGGTGCTATTGCTGGCGATAATAAACCAATTTGGCAG GTCGCAGAGGAACGGGAAGAAAACAAGCATAGGAATAAAGAAAATGCTCCATACGGAGAATACGGAGGTTGGCACAAAGCCGCTAAGGTCGATTCGCCTACAGTCACCACAACCTTGAAAAACCTTGGTGCATTGTACCGAAGGCAAGGAAAGTACGAAGCCGCGGATACTCTGGAAGATTGCGCTTTGAGGTCACGAAGAGAG ACATTAGAGTTCGTGAAGCAAGGGAAAGTCGCGCAGATTTTAGGAgaggagaaaggatcgacgagACGCGACTCGCGATCGAGCCTAGCCAACAGCGAGCATGAGCAACACGACGAG GGCTCGCTGCCGTTGGTACAGAGGGCGCTACACGAAGGACAGTCTGGCCACCACGACGCTAGTCCTAACAAACCCGGGTTTAAAAACAAGATCTTTCAAGCTTTCGGGATTCACTCTTCCAC GACAGGACGTATTTCGCTCGTGCGCAATAAAGGATACCCTATGTGTAAGAGAGAAATATACGCGGAACGATATGTTTGGATGATAAAAGGGCTCTGCATTGTTTACTTCGGAAACATTGTCTGA
- the Klc gene encoding kinesin light chain isoform X3: MDRSQDKKIENIGRMTAMTQEEIVTGARTVIQGLEALRVEHGGLLQGLQTQDAPAARDKASLLSKNIEMIELGLGEAQVMMALASHLQMIEAEKQKLRTQVRRLCQENAWLRDELAGTQQKLQASEQAVAQLEEEKRQLEFMASMRQYDPDPSADDESTKDRPKDDPVVDLFPDDDADDRNTISPTPPSQFAQQVNAGYEIPARLRTLHNLVIQYAGQGRYEVAVPLCKQALEDLEKTSGHNHPDVATMLNILALVYRDQNKYKEAANLLNDALAIREKTLGENHPAVAATLNNLAVLYGKRGKYKEAEPLCKRALYIREKVLGRDHPDVAKQLNNLALLCQNQAKYVEVELYYQRALEIYEAKLGPDDPNVAKTKNNLASCFLKQGKYKDAEVLYKQVLTRAHEKEFGAIAGDNKPIWQVAEEREENKHRNKENAPYGEYGGWHKAAKVDSPTVTTTLKNLGALYRRQGKYEAADTLEDCALRSRREQTLEFVKQGKVAQILGEEKGSTRRDSRSSLANSEHEQHDEGSLPLVQRALHEGQSGHHDASPNKPGFKNKIFQAFGIHSSTTGRISLVRNKGYPMCKREIYAERYVWMIKGLCIVYFGNIV; this comes from the exons ATGGACCGTTCTCAAGA CAAAAAGATAGAAAACATTGGTAGAATGACGGCCATGACACAGGAAGAAATTGTGACTGGCGCGAGGACTGTCATCCAAGGGCTAGAAGCTCTCCGTGTAGAACACGGAGGGCTTCTGCAAGGATTGCAGACTCAGGATGCGCCAGCCGCAAGGGACAAAGCCAGCCTGCTATCGAAGAACATCGAAATGATAGAATTGGGCCTTGGAGAGGCTCAAGTTATGATGGCTCTAGCTAGCCACCTACAGATGATAGAGGCTGAGAAGCAGAAGCTTAGAACACAAGTCAGAAGGCTGTGTCAAGAGAACGCTTGGCTAAGGGACGAGCTGGCCGGAACGCAGCAGAAACTACAAGCCAGCGAGCAAGCG GTAGCTCAATTGGAAGAGGAAAAGCGACAGTTGGAATTCATGGCAAGTATGAGACAATACGATCCTGATCCCTCCGCAGACGACGAGAGCACGAAAGATAGACCGAAAGACGACCCTGTGGTCGATTTGTTCCCCGATGATGATGCAGATGATCGAAATA CGATATCGCCGACACCGCCTTCGCAATTTGCACAACAAGTGAACGCCGGATATGAAATACCTGCACGCTTACGTACGCTGCACAATTTGGTTATCCAATACGCGGGTCAAGGTCGCTACGAAGTAGCGGTACCTCTCTGCAAGCAAGCGCTGGAGGATTTGGAGAAGACCTCTGGGCATAACCATCCCGATGTTGCCACGATGTTGAACATCCTTGCTTTAGTATATAGAGatcaaaataaatataaagaGGCAGCTAATCTGTTGAACGACGCCTTAGCCATACGTGAAAAGACACTGGGTGAGAACCATCCCGCAGTTGCCGCGACGTTAAACAACCTGGCCGTTTTATATGGGAAGCGAGGCAAATACAAGGAAGCGGAGCCACTATGTAAGCGAGCTCTTTATATTCGAGAGAAGGTTCTCGGACGTGATCATCCAGACGTTGCGAAACAATTGAACAACCTCGCGTTGCTCTGTCAGAATCAGGCTAAATACGTGGAGGTCGAACTTTATTACCAACGAGCGCTTGAAATTTATGAAGCCAAACTTGGACCGGACGATCCTAACGTCGCGAAAACGAAAAACAATCTCGCGTCGTGCTTCCTGAAACAGGGGAAGTATAAAGACGCGGAAGTTCTGTACAAACAAGTACTAACTAGAGCGCACGAGAAAGAATTTGGTGCTATTGCTGGCGATAATAAACCAATTTGGCAG GTCGCAGAGGAACGGGAAGAAAACAAGCATAGGAATAAAGAAAATGCTCCATACGGAGAATACGGAGGTTGGCACAAAGCCGCTAAGGTCGATTCGCCTACAGTCACCACAACCTTGAAAAACCTTGGTGCATTGTACCGAAGGCAAGGAAAGTACGAAGCCGCGGATACTCTGGAAGATTGCGCTTTGAGGTCACGAAGAGAG CAGACATTAGAGTTCGTGAAGCAAGGGAAAGTCGCGCAGATTTTAGGAgaggagaaaggatcgacgagACGCGACTCGCGATCGAGCCTAGCCAACAGCGAGCATGAGCAACACGACGAG GGCTCGCTGCCGTTGGTACAGAGGGCGCTACACGAAGGACAGTCTGGCCACCACGACGCTAGTCCTAACAAACCCGGGTTTAAAAACAAGATCTTTCAAGCTTTCGGGATTCACTCTTCCAC GACAGGACGTATTTCGCTCGTGCGCAATAAAGGATACCCTATGTGTAAGAGAGAAATATACGCGGAACGATATGTTTGGATGATAAAAGGGCTCTGCATTGTTTACTTCGGAAACATTGTCTGA
- the Klc gene encoding kinesin light chain isoform X1, whose translation MGRTDMSKTLNAYRIKKIENIGRMTAMTQEEIVTGARTVIQGLEALRVEHGGLLQGLQTQDAPAARDKASLLSKNIEMIELGLGEAQVMMALASHLQMIEAEKQKLRTQVRRLCQENAWLRDELAGTQQKLQASEQAVAQLEEEKRQLEFMASMRQYDPDPSADDESTKDRPKDDPVVDLFPDDDADDRNTISPTPPSQFAQQVNAGYEIPARLRTLHNLVIQYAGQGRYEVAVPLCKQALEDLEKTSGHNHPDVATMLNILALVYRDQNKYKEAANLLNDALAIREKTLGENHPAVAATLNNLAVLYGKRGKYKEAEPLCKRALYIREKVLGRDHPDVAKQLNNLALLCQNQAKYVEVELYYQRALEIYEAKLGPDDPNVAKTKNNLASCFLKQGKYKDAEVLYKQVLTRAHEKEFGAIAGDNKPIWQVAEEREENKHRNKENAPYGEYGGWHKAAKVDSPTVTTTLKNLGALYRRQGKYEAADTLEDCALRSRREQTLEFVKQGKVAQILGEEKGSTRRDSRSSLANSEHEQHDEGSLPLVQRALHEGQSGHHDASPNKPGFKNKIFQAFGIHSSTTGRISLVRNKGYPMCKREIYAERYVWMIKGLCIVYFGNIV comes from the exons ATGGGTAGAACAGATATGTCAAAAACGCTGAACGCTTATAGAAT CAAAAAGATAGAAAACATTGGTAGAATGACGGCCATGACACAGGAAGAAATTGTGACTGGCGCGAGGACTGTCATCCAAGGGCTAGAAGCTCTCCGTGTAGAACACGGAGGGCTTCTGCAAGGATTGCAGACTCAGGATGCGCCAGCCGCAAGGGACAAAGCCAGCCTGCTATCGAAGAACATCGAAATGATAGAATTGGGCCTTGGAGAGGCTCAAGTTATGATGGCTCTAGCTAGCCACCTACAGATGATAGAGGCTGAGAAGCAGAAGCTTAGAACACAAGTCAGAAGGCTGTGTCAAGAGAACGCTTGGCTAAGGGACGAGCTGGCCGGAACGCAGCAGAAACTACAAGCCAGCGAGCAAGCG GTAGCTCAATTGGAAGAGGAAAAGCGACAGTTGGAATTCATGGCAAGTATGAGACAATACGATCCTGATCCCTCCGCAGACGACGAGAGCACGAAAGATAGACCGAAAGACGACCCTGTGGTCGATTTGTTCCCCGATGATGATGCAGATGATCGAAATA CGATATCGCCGACACCGCCTTCGCAATTTGCACAACAAGTGAACGCCGGATATGAAATACCTGCACGCTTACGTACGCTGCACAATTTGGTTATCCAATACGCGGGTCAAGGTCGCTACGAAGTAGCGGTACCTCTCTGCAAGCAAGCGCTGGAGGATTTGGAGAAGACCTCTGGGCATAACCATCCCGATGTTGCCACGATGTTGAACATCCTTGCTTTAGTATATAGAGatcaaaataaatataaagaGGCAGCTAATCTGTTGAACGACGCCTTAGCCATACGTGAAAAGACACTGGGTGAGAACCATCCCGCAGTTGCCGCGACGTTAAACAACCTGGCCGTTTTATATGGGAAGCGAGGCAAATACAAGGAAGCGGAGCCACTATGTAAGCGAGCTCTTTATATTCGAGAGAAGGTTCTCGGACGTGATCATCCAGACGTTGCGAAACAATTGAACAACCTCGCGTTGCTCTGTCAGAATCAGGCTAAATACGTGGAGGTCGAACTTTATTACCAACGAGCGCTTGAAATTTATGAAGCCAAACTTGGACCGGACGATCCTAACGTCGCGAAAACGAAAAACAATCTCGCGTCGTGCTTCCTGAAACAGGGGAAGTATAAAGACGCGGAAGTTCTGTACAAACAAGTACTAACTAGAGCGCACGAGAAAGAATTTGGTGCTATTGCTGGCGATAATAAACCAATTTGGCAG GTCGCAGAGGAACGGGAAGAAAACAAGCATAGGAATAAAGAAAATGCTCCATACGGAGAATACGGAGGTTGGCACAAAGCCGCTAAGGTCGATTCGCCTACAGTCACCACAACCTTGAAAAACCTTGGTGCATTGTACCGAAGGCAAGGAAAGTACGAAGCCGCGGATACTCTGGAAGATTGCGCTTTGAGGTCACGAAGAGAG CAGACATTAGAGTTCGTGAAGCAAGGGAAAGTCGCGCAGATTTTAGGAgaggagaaaggatcgacgagACGCGACTCGCGATCGAGCCTAGCCAACAGCGAGCATGAGCAACACGACGAG GGCTCGCTGCCGTTGGTACAGAGGGCGCTACACGAAGGACAGTCTGGCCACCACGACGCTAGTCCTAACAAACCCGGGTTTAAAAACAAGATCTTTCAAGCTTTCGGGATTCACTCTTCCAC GACAGGACGTATTTCGCTCGTGCGCAATAAAGGATACCCTATGTGTAAGAGAGAAATATACGCGGAACGATATGTTTGGATGATAAAAGGGCTCTGCATTGTTTACTTCGGAAACATTGTCTGA
- the Klc gene encoding kinesin light chain isoform X6, with amino-acid sequence MGRTDMSKTLNAYRIKKIENIGRMTAMTQEEIVTGARTVIQGLEALRVEHGGLLQGLQTQDAPAARDKASLLSKNIEMIELGLGEAQVMMALASHLQMIEAEKQKLRTQVRRLCQENAWLRDELAGTQQKLQASEQAVAQLEEEKRQLEFMASMRQYDPDPSADDESTKDRPKDDPVVDLFPDDDADDRNTISPTPPSQFAQQVNAGYEIPARLRTLHNLVIQYAGQGRYEVAVPLCKQALEDLEKTSGHNHPDVATMLNILALVYRDQNKYKEAANLLNDALAIREKTLGENHPAVAATLNNLAVLYGKRGKYKEAEPLCKRALYIREKVLGRDHPDVAKQLNNLALLCQNQAKYVEVELYYQRALEIYEAKLGPDDPNVAKTKNNLASCFLKQGKYKDAEVLYKQVLTRAHEKEFGAIAGDNKPIWQVAEEREENKHRNKENAPYGEYGGWHKAAKVDSPTVTTTLKNLGALYRRQGKYEAADTLEDCALRSRRETLEFVKQGKVAQILGEEKGSTRRDSRSSLANSEHEQHDEDRTYFARAQ; translated from the exons ATGGGTAGAACAGATATGTCAAAAACGCTGAACGCTTATAGAAT CAAAAAGATAGAAAACATTGGTAGAATGACGGCCATGACACAGGAAGAAATTGTGACTGGCGCGAGGACTGTCATCCAAGGGCTAGAAGCTCTCCGTGTAGAACACGGAGGGCTTCTGCAAGGATTGCAGACTCAGGATGCGCCAGCCGCAAGGGACAAAGCCAGCCTGCTATCGAAGAACATCGAAATGATAGAATTGGGCCTTGGAGAGGCTCAAGTTATGATGGCTCTAGCTAGCCACCTACAGATGATAGAGGCTGAGAAGCAGAAGCTTAGAACACAAGTCAGAAGGCTGTGTCAAGAGAACGCTTGGCTAAGGGACGAGCTGGCCGGAACGCAGCAGAAACTACAAGCCAGCGAGCAAGCG GTAGCTCAATTGGAAGAGGAAAAGCGACAGTTGGAATTCATGGCAAGTATGAGACAATACGATCCTGATCCCTCCGCAGACGACGAGAGCACGAAAGATAGACCGAAAGACGACCCTGTGGTCGATTTGTTCCCCGATGATGATGCAGATGATCGAAATA CGATATCGCCGACACCGCCTTCGCAATTTGCACAACAAGTGAACGCCGGATATGAAATACCTGCACGCTTACGTACGCTGCACAATTTGGTTATCCAATACGCGGGTCAAGGTCGCTACGAAGTAGCGGTACCTCTCTGCAAGCAAGCGCTGGAGGATTTGGAGAAGACCTCTGGGCATAACCATCCCGATGTTGCCACGATGTTGAACATCCTTGCTTTAGTATATAGAGatcaaaataaatataaagaGGCAGCTAATCTGTTGAACGACGCCTTAGCCATACGTGAAAAGACACTGGGTGAGAACCATCCCGCAGTTGCCGCGACGTTAAACAACCTGGCCGTTTTATATGGGAAGCGAGGCAAATACAAGGAAGCGGAGCCACTATGTAAGCGAGCTCTTTATATTCGAGAGAAGGTTCTCGGACGTGATCATCCAGACGTTGCGAAACAATTGAACAACCTCGCGTTGCTCTGTCAGAATCAGGCTAAATACGTGGAGGTCGAACTTTATTACCAACGAGCGCTTGAAATTTATGAAGCCAAACTTGGACCGGACGATCCTAACGTCGCGAAAACGAAAAACAATCTCGCGTCGTGCTTCCTGAAACAGGGGAAGTATAAAGACGCGGAAGTTCTGTACAAACAAGTACTAACTAGAGCGCACGAGAAAGAATTTGGTGCTATTGCTGGCGATAATAAACCAATTTGGCAG GTCGCAGAGGAACGGGAAGAAAACAAGCATAGGAATAAAGAAAATGCTCCATACGGAGAATACGGAGGTTGGCACAAAGCCGCTAAGGTCGATTCGCCTACAGTCACCACAACCTTGAAAAACCTTGGTGCATTGTACCGAAGGCAAGGAAAGTACGAAGCCGCGGATACTCTGGAAGATTGCGCTTTGAGGTCACGAAGAGAG ACATTAGAGTTCGTGAAGCAAGGGAAAGTCGCGCAGATTTTAGGAgaggagaaaggatcgacgagACGCGACTCGCGATCGAGCCTAGCCAACAGCGAGCATGAGCAACACGACGAG GACAGGACGTATTTCGCTCGTGCGCAATAA
- the Klc gene encoding kinesin light chain isoform X5, with the protein MGRTDMSKTLNAYRIKKIENIGRMTAMTQEEIVTGARTVIQGLEALRVEHGGLLQGLQTQDAPAARDKASLLSKNIEMIELGLGEAQVMMALASHLQMIEAEKQKLRTQVRRLCQENAWLRDELAGTQQKLQASEQAVAQLEEEKRQLEFMASMRQYDPDPSADDESTKDRPKDDPVVDLFPDDDADDRNTISPTPPSQFAQQVNAGYEIPARLRTLHNLVIQYAGQGRYEVAVPLCKQALEDLEKTSGHNHPDVATMLNILALVYRDQNKYKEAANLLNDALAIREKTLGENHPAVAATLNNLAVLYGKRGKYKEAEPLCKRALYIREKVLGRDHPDVAKQLNNLALLCQNQAKYVEVELYYQRALEIYEAKLGPDDPNVAKTKNNLASCFLKQGKYKDAEVLYKQVLTRAHEKEFGAIAGDNKPIWQVAEEREENKHRNKENAPYGEYGGWHKAAKVDSPTVTTTLKNLGALYRRQGKYEAADTLEDCALRSRREQTLEFVKQGKVAQILGEEKGSTRRDSRSSLANSEHEQHDEDRTYFARAQ; encoded by the exons ATGGGTAGAACAGATATGTCAAAAACGCTGAACGCTTATAGAAT CAAAAAGATAGAAAACATTGGTAGAATGACGGCCATGACACAGGAAGAAATTGTGACTGGCGCGAGGACTGTCATCCAAGGGCTAGAAGCTCTCCGTGTAGAACACGGAGGGCTTCTGCAAGGATTGCAGACTCAGGATGCGCCAGCCGCAAGGGACAAAGCCAGCCTGCTATCGAAGAACATCGAAATGATAGAATTGGGCCTTGGAGAGGCTCAAGTTATGATGGCTCTAGCTAGCCACCTACAGATGATAGAGGCTGAGAAGCAGAAGCTTAGAACACAAGTCAGAAGGCTGTGTCAAGAGAACGCTTGGCTAAGGGACGAGCTGGCCGGAACGCAGCAGAAACTACAAGCCAGCGAGCAAGCG GTAGCTCAATTGGAAGAGGAAAAGCGACAGTTGGAATTCATGGCAAGTATGAGACAATACGATCCTGATCCCTCCGCAGACGACGAGAGCACGAAAGATAGACCGAAAGACGACCCTGTGGTCGATTTGTTCCCCGATGATGATGCAGATGATCGAAATA CGATATCGCCGACACCGCCTTCGCAATTTGCACAACAAGTGAACGCCGGATATGAAATACCTGCACGCTTACGTACGCTGCACAATTTGGTTATCCAATACGCGGGTCAAGGTCGCTACGAAGTAGCGGTACCTCTCTGCAAGCAAGCGCTGGAGGATTTGGAGAAGACCTCTGGGCATAACCATCCCGATGTTGCCACGATGTTGAACATCCTTGCTTTAGTATATAGAGatcaaaataaatataaagaGGCAGCTAATCTGTTGAACGACGCCTTAGCCATACGTGAAAAGACACTGGGTGAGAACCATCCCGCAGTTGCCGCGACGTTAAACAACCTGGCCGTTTTATATGGGAAGCGAGGCAAATACAAGGAAGCGGAGCCACTATGTAAGCGAGCTCTTTATATTCGAGAGAAGGTTCTCGGACGTGATCATCCAGACGTTGCGAAACAATTGAACAACCTCGCGTTGCTCTGTCAGAATCAGGCTAAATACGTGGAGGTCGAACTTTATTACCAACGAGCGCTTGAAATTTATGAAGCCAAACTTGGACCGGACGATCCTAACGTCGCGAAAACGAAAAACAATCTCGCGTCGTGCTTCCTGAAACAGGGGAAGTATAAAGACGCGGAAGTTCTGTACAAACAAGTACTAACTAGAGCGCACGAGAAAGAATTTGGTGCTATTGCTGGCGATAATAAACCAATTTGGCAG GTCGCAGAGGAACGGGAAGAAAACAAGCATAGGAATAAAGAAAATGCTCCATACGGAGAATACGGAGGTTGGCACAAAGCCGCTAAGGTCGATTCGCCTACAGTCACCACAACCTTGAAAAACCTTGGTGCATTGTACCGAAGGCAAGGAAAGTACGAAGCCGCGGATACTCTGGAAGATTGCGCTTTGAGGTCACGAAGAGAG CAGACATTAGAGTTCGTGAAGCAAGGGAAAGTCGCGCAGATTTTAGGAgaggagaaaggatcgacgagACGCGACTCGCGATCGAGCCTAGCCAACAGCGAGCATGAGCAACACGACGAG GACAGGACGTATTTCGCTCGTGCGCAATAA
- the Klc gene encoding kinesin light chain isoform X4, with translation MGKKIENIGRMTAMTQEEIVTGARTVIQGLEALRVEHGGLLQGLQTQDAPAARDKASLLSKNIEMIELGLGEAQVMMALASHLQMIEAEKQKLRTQVRRLCQENAWLRDELAGTQQKLQASEQAVAQLEEEKRQLEFMASMRQYDPDPSADDESTKDRPKDDPVVDLFPDDDADDRNTISPTPPSQFAQQVNAGYEIPARLRTLHNLVIQYAGQGRYEVAVPLCKQALEDLEKTSGHNHPDVATMLNILALVYRDQNKYKEAANLLNDALAIREKTLGENHPAVAATLNNLAVLYGKRGKYKEAEPLCKRALYIREKVLGRDHPDVAKQLNNLALLCQNQAKYVEVELYYQRALEIYEAKLGPDDPNVAKTKNNLASCFLKQGKYKDAEVLYKQVLTRAHEKEFGAIAGDNKPIWQVAEEREENKHRNKENAPYGEYGGWHKAAKVDSPTVTTTLKNLGALYRRQGKYEAADTLEDCALRSRREQTLEFVKQGKVAQILGEEKGSTRRDSRSSLANSEHEQHDEGSLPLVQRALHEGQSGHHDASPNKPGFKNKIFQAFGIHSSTTGRISLVRNKGYPMCKREIYAERYVWMIKGLCIVYFGNIV, from the exons ATGGG CAAAAAGATAGAAAACATTGGTAGAATGACGGCCATGACACAGGAAGAAATTGTGACTGGCGCGAGGACTGTCATCCAAGGGCTAGAAGCTCTCCGTGTAGAACACGGAGGGCTTCTGCAAGGATTGCAGACTCAGGATGCGCCAGCCGCAAGGGACAAAGCCAGCCTGCTATCGAAGAACATCGAAATGATAGAATTGGGCCTTGGAGAGGCTCAAGTTATGATGGCTCTAGCTAGCCACCTACAGATGATAGAGGCTGAGAAGCAGAAGCTTAGAACACAAGTCAGAAGGCTGTGTCAAGAGAACGCTTGGCTAAGGGACGAGCTGGCCGGAACGCAGCAGAAACTACAAGCCAGCGAGCAAGCG GTAGCTCAATTGGAAGAGGAAAAGCGACAGTTGGAATTCATGGCAAGTATGAGACAATACGATCCTGATCCCTCCGCAGACGACGAGAGCACGAAAGATAGACCGAAAGACGACCCTGTGGTCGATTTGTTCCCCGATGATGATGCAGATGATCGAAATA CGATATCGCCGACACCGCCTTCGCAATTTGCACAACAAGTGAACGCCGGATATGAAATACCTGCACGCTTACGTACGCTGCACAATTTGGTTATCCAATACGCGGGTCAAGGTCGCTACGAAGTAGCGGTACCTCTCTGCAAGCAAGCGCTGGAGGATTTGGAGAAGACCTCTGGGCATAACCATCCCGATGTTGCCACGATGTTGAACATCCTTGCTTTAGTATATAGAGatcaaaataaatataaagaGGCAGCTAATCTGTTGAACGACGCCTTAGCCATACGTGAAAAGACACTGGGTGAGAACCATCCCGCAGTTGCCGCGACGTTAAACAACCTGGCCGTTTTATATGGGAAGCGAGGCAAATACAAGGAAGCGGAGCCACTATGTAAGCGAGCTCTTTATATTCGAGAGAAGGTTCTCGGACGTGATCATCCAGACGTTGCGAAACAATTGAACAACCTCGCGTTGCTCTGTCAGAATCAGGCTAAATACGTGGAGGTCGAACTTTATTACCAACGAGCGCTTGAAATTTATGAAGCCAAACTTGGACCGGACGATCCTAACGTCGCGAAAACGAAAAACAATCTCGCGTCGTGCTTCCTGAAACAGGGGAAGTATAAAGACGCGGAAGTTCTGTACAAACAAGTACTAACTAGAGCGCACGAGAAAGAATTTGGTGCTATTGCTGGCGATAATAAACCAATTTGGCAG GTCGCAGAGGAACGGGAAGAAAACAAGCATAGGAATAAAGAAAATGCTCCATACGGAGAATACGGAGGTTGGCACAAAGCCGCTAAGGTCGATTCGCCTACAGTCACCACAACCTTGAAAAACCTTGGTGCATTGTACCGAAGGCAAGGAAAGTACGAAGCCGCGGATACTCTGGAAGATTGCGCTTTGAGGTCACGAAGAGAG CAGACATTAGAGTTCGTGAAGCAAGGGAAAGTCGCGCAGATTTTAGGAgaggagaaaggatcgacgagACGCGACTCGCGATCGAGCCTAGCCAACAGCGAGCATGAGCAACACGACGAG GGCTCGCTGCCGTTGGTACAGAGGGCGCTACACGAAGGACAGTCTGGCCACCACGACGCTAGTCCTAACAAACCCGGGTTTAAAAACAAGATCTTTCAAGCTTTCGGGATTCACTCTTCCAC GACAGGACGTATTTCGCTCGTGCGCAATAAAGGATACCCTATGTGTAAGAGAGAAATATACGCGGAACGATATGTTTGGATGATAAAAGGGCTCTGCATTGTTTACTTCGGAAACATTGTCTGA